A genomic window from Bacillus mesophilus includes:
- a CDS encoding PrkA family serine protein kinase, with protein sequence MDILRKIEEHREEEHRLKWEGTFAEYLELIKERPHVAQSAHSRVYNMIKDAGIDEVDGKKRYNFFSQQMYGLEESLERLVEEYFHPAAKRLDVRKRILLLMGPVSGGKSTLVAMLKRGLEQYSRTERGSIYSIKGCPMHEDPLHLIPNHLREEFFQEYGIRIEGNLSPLNLMRLEKEYGGRIEDVIVERIVLSEDRRVGIGTFSPSDPKSQDIADLTGSIDFSTIAEYGSESDPRAYRFDGELNKANRGMMEFQEMLKCDEKFLWHLLSLTQEGNFKAGRFALISADELIVAHTNEAEYRSFISNKKNEALHSRIIVMPVPYNLKVSEEERIYQKMIKESDVYNVHIAPHTLRVAAMFTILTRLKEPKKGDIDLIKKMRLYDGEAVEGFNQVDVEEMKKEFTDEGMTGIDPRYVINRISSAIIRKENPSINALDVLRSLKDGLDQHASISNEDRERFMNYISIARREYDEIAKKEVQKAFVYSYEESAKTLMNNYLDNVEAFCNKNKMRDPLTGEEMNPDEKLMRSIEEQIGISENAKRAFREEILIRISAYARKGQRFDYNSHERLREAIQKKLFADLKDVVKITTSSKTPDEVQLKKVNEVVARLIEEHGYNSTSANDLLRYVGSLLNR encoded by the coding sequence ATGGATATTTTAAGAAAGATAGAAGAACATCGTGAGGAAGAGCATCGTCTTAAGTGGGAAGGTACCTTCGCTGAGTATTTAGAGTTGATTAAAGAACGTCCGCATGTTGCGCAGTCAGCGCATTCTAGAGTGTATAACATGATTAAGGATGCTGGAATTGATGAGGTTGATGGAAAAAAGAGATATAATTTCTTCAGTCAGCAAATGTATGGATTAGAGGAGTCATTAGAACGTCTAGTAGAAGAGTATTTTCATCCTGCCGCCAAACGATTAGATGTCAGAAAAAGAATCTTGCTTTTAATGGGACCAGTTAGTGGAGGTAAATCTACTCTAGTCGCCATGTTGAAGCGAGGATTAGAACAATATTCAAGAACAGAGAGAGGATCCATCTATTCAATTAAGGGATGCCCGATGCATGAAGATCCATTGCACTTAATACCAAATCATCTAAGAGAAGAGTTCTTCCAAGAATACGGTATTAGAATAGAAGGTAACTTATCCCCTCTAAATCTAATGAGATTAGAGAAGGAATATGGTGGACGTATTGAAGATGTGATTGTCGAACGAATTGTTCTATCAGAAGACCGCCGAGTGGGAATTGGTACATTCAGCCCGTCTGATCCAAAATCGCAGGATATTGCAGACTTAACAGGAAGCATTGATTTCTCTACGATTGCCGAATACGGTTCAGAGTCAGACCCGCGTGCTTATCGCTTTGATGGTGAGTTAAATAAGGCGAACCGAGGAATGATGGAGTTTCAGGAAATGCTGAAATGTGATGAGAAATTCCTATGGCATTTATTATCACTGACTCAAGAGGGGAATTTTAAGGCAGGGCGCTTTGCCTTAATTTCAGCGGATGAACTTATCGTTGCACATACAAATGAAGCGGAATACCGCTCGTTTATTTCAAATAAAAAGAATGAAGCTCTTCACTCTCGTATCATCGTGATGCCAGTTCCTTATAACCTAAAGGTGTCTGAGGAAGAAAGAATCTATCAAAAGATGATTAAAGAAAGTGATGTATATAATGTTCATATCGCTCCACATACGTTAAGAGTCGCAGCCATGTTCACGATTCTTACAAGATTAAAGGAGCCAAAAAAGGGCGATATTGATTTGATCAAGAAAATGAGACTGTATGACGGTGAAGCAGTTGAAGGCTTTAACCAAGTGGATGTAGAGGAAATGAAAAAGGAATTCACGGATGAAGGAATGACTGGAATTGATCCACGTTATGTAATCAACCGTATTTCATCTGCCATCATTCGTAAGGAAAACCCATCAATTAATGCACTAGACGTTTTACGCTCACTGAAGGATGGCTTAGATCAACATGCCTCCATTTCAAATGAGGACCGCGAACGCTTCATGAACTATATCTCTATCGCCCGAAGAGAATATGATGAAATTGCGAAGAAGGAAGTTCAAAAGGCATTTGTCTATTCTTATGAAGAATCAGCGAAAACTCTGATGAATAATTACCTAGACAATGTTGAGGCATTTTGCAATAAGAATAAGATGAGAGATCCTCTAACTGGAGAAGAGATGAATCCGGACGAGAAGCTTATGCGTTCCATTGAAGAGCAAATTGGCATATCTGAAAATGCTAAACGAGCGTTTCGTGAAGAGATTTTGATTAGAATTTCAGCTTATGCGAGAAAAGGTCAGCGCTTTGACTATAATTCACATGAACGCTTACGTGAAGCGATTCAAAAGAAGCTATTTGCAGACTTAAAGGATGTTGTAAAAATCACTACGTCTTCTAAGACTCCAGATGAAGTACAGCTGAAAAAGGTAAACGAAGTAGTTGCGCGCCTTATTGAGGAGCATGGTTATAACTCTACTTCTGCAAACGATCTGCTTCGCTACGTTGGAAGTCTGTTAAATCGATAG
- the trmL gene encoding tRNA (uridine(34)/cytosine(34)/5-carboxymethylaminomethyluridine(34)-2'-O)-methyltransferase TrmL, translating into MGLHVVMYQPETPSNTGNIARTCAATDTTLHLIRPLGFSTDDKMLKRAGLDYWQYVNICYYDSLDELSEKYQDGEFFYLTKFGGQSHSSIDYSNLDKDYFFVFGSETSGLPKELVEKNTDRRLRIPMNDQVSSLNLSNAAAILIYEVLRQQEFSGLT; encoded by the coding sequence GTGGGACTACACGTTGTAATGTATCAACCTGAGACGCCTTCTAATACTGGGAATATTGCACGTACCTGTGCGGCAACCGATACGACTTTACACTTAATTCGTCCACTAGGATTTTCAACGGATGATAAAATGCTAAAGAGAGCGGGATTAGACTACTGGCAGTATGTGAATATTTGTTATTATGACTCTCTTGATGAGCTATCGGAAAAATATCAAGACGGAGAATTCTTTTACTTAACGAAGTTTGGAGGGCAGTCACATTCTTCGATTGATTATAGCAATCTAGACAAGGACTATTTCTTTGTATTTGGAAGCGAGACTAGTGGATTACCAAAAGAACTGGTTGAAAAAAATACAGACCGCAGACTGCGGATTCCTATGAATGATCAGGTAAGTTCTTTAAATCTTTCAAATGCAGCGGCAATCTTAATCTATGAAGTGTTACGTCAACAAGAATTTTCTGGACTTACATAA
- a CDS encoding DUF302 domain-containing protein: protein MFDYTVQSDKSINVAIQSLEANLKDEQFGVLWQFDIKNKLQEKGLEFNHDYIVLEVCNPHEAQRVLNENLLVGYFLPCKIVVYKDGETTKIGMPKPTALIQLVDNEEIQNIAKDIEDRLVQVINKSM, encoded by the coding sequence ATGTTTGATTACACAGTTCAATCTGACAAAAGTATTAATGTGGCTATTCAAAGCCTTGAGGCCAATTTAAAGGATGAGCAATTTGGTGTCCTCTGGCAGTTTGATATTAAAAACAAGCTACAAGAAAAAGGTCTTGAGTTCAATCATGATTATATAGTCCTTGAAGTTTGCAACCCCCACGAGGCACAACGGGTATTAAATGAAAACTTATTAGTAGGATATTTTCTTCCTTGTAAAATAGTCGTTTACAAGGATGGTGAAACAACAAAAATTGGTATGCCAAAGCCTACGGCTCTTATTCAGTTAGTTGATAATGAGGAAATACAAAACATAGCAAAAGATATTGAAGATCGTTTAGTACAAGTGATAAATAAAAGTATGTAA
- the queG gene encoding tRNA epoxyqueuosine(34) reductase QueG yields the protein MDIRTLQEELVQYSKTIGIDKIGFASASPFIELKERLVRQQELGYQSGFEEPDLDKRTNPELVLPQAKSIIAIALAYPSKLKDAPRSTRSERRGIFCRASWGQDYHDVLRDRLRKLEAFLQERVPTCKVKSMVDTGELSDRAVAERAGIGWSGKNCAIITPEFGSYVYLGEMITDLPFIPDKPIEDNCGTCTKCIDACPTGALIQGGQLDSNKCIAFITQTKGFIADQYREKIGNRLYGCDTCQLVCPENKGKDFHFHEEMEPDPEVVKPVLKPLLSMSNREFKERFGSISGSWRGKKPIQRNAIIALAHYKDQSAIDELKKVLIEDPRPVMRGTAAWAIGKIDGESSQEILLNAKNKEKDQDVLNEIEKGLQLITR from the coding sequence ATGGATATTCGTACTCTTCAGGAAGAGCTTGTTCAATATAGTAAAACAATAGGAATTGATAAGATTGGATTTGCGAGTGCCTCTCCGTTTATTGAATTAAAGGAGCGACTGGTGAGACAGCAGGAGCTTGGATATCAATCAGGCTTTGAGGAGCCAGATTTAGATAAGAGAACAAACCCGGAGCTTGTGCTACCTCAGGCAAAATCGATTATTGCGATTGCATTAGCGTATCCGTCTAAGTTAAAGGATGCTCCGAGAAGTACAAGGTCAGAAAGACGTGGCATTTTTTGTCGTGCTTCATGGGGACAAGATTATCATGATGTACTACGTGATCGATTAAGAAAGCTTGAAGCGTTTTTACAAGAAAGAGTTCCAACTTGTAAGGTTAAATCGATGGTTGATACAGGCGAACTCTCAGACCGTGCCGTAGCTGAACGTGCTGGGATTGGCTGGAGCGGGAAAAATTGTGCGATTATCACTCCTGAATTTGGTTCGTACGTGTATTTAGGTGAAATGATTACAGACCTACCATTTATACCGGACAAGCCAATCGAAGACAACTGCGGAACCTGTACCAAATGCATCGATGCCTGTCCTACTGGAGCCTTGATACAAGGTGGCCAACTGGATTCAAATAAATGTATTGCGTTTATTACTCAAACAAAAGGCTTTATTGCCGATCAATATCGTGAAAAAATCGGAAACCGACTATACGGATGTGACACATGTCAGTTAGTTTGTCCAGAAAACAAGGGGAAGGATTTTCATTTTCACGAAGAAATGGAGCCGGATCCTGAGGTGGTTAAGCCTGTGCTAAAACCCCTGTTATCAATGTCAAACCGAGAATTCAAGGAGAGGTTTGGTTCTATTTCAGGCTCATGGCGTGGAAAAAAACCGATCCAACGAAATGCCATTATTGCCTTAGCTCACTATAAAGACCAATCGGCAATTGATGAGTTGAAAAAGGTACTAATAGAAGACCCAAGACCTGTTATGCGAGGAACAGCCGCATGGGCAATTGGGAAAATTGATGGTGAATCCAGTCAAGAAATTTTGCTAAATGCCAAGAACAAGGAAAAAGACCAAGATGTATTAAATGAAATCGAAAAAGGCTTACAGCTAATCACCAGGTAA
- a CDS encoding late competence development ComFB family protein — protein MSRKYFNVMEEMVESLVTVHMLGADFQIFCRCDKCRLDVIALSLNSLPSHYVTTEEGRQAVFEQLNTEENRRWINKRIVSSIYLVGKYPKHKKDPL, from the coding sequence ATGAGTCGTAAGTATTTTAATGTGATGGAAGAAATGGTTGAGTCACTTGTAACTGTACATATGCTTGGAGCAGACTTTCAGATCTTTTGCAGATGTGACAAATGTAGATTGGATGTCATTGCGTTAAGTTTGAACAGCCTTCCTAGTCATTATGTAACGACTGAAGAAGGAAGACAAGCGGTGTTCGAACAATTGAATACTGAAGAAAATAGAAGATGGATTAATAAGAGAATTGTTAGCTCGATTTATTTAGTTGGAAAATACCCCAAACACAAAAAAGATCCTTTATAA
- a CDS encoding SDR family oxidoreductase, protein MYRSYGTFQKCEEIPVQFPPQHQEIHPGLQYVMEPQPISEVKSYKPSGKLKGKVAFITGADSGIGRAVAIAYAKEGADIAFAYLYEDQDAQVTKQRVEELGRRCLAFRGDLGDEEFCQAIIGQTAQYFGKIDILVNNAAMQFVAESILDISSDQLHRTFQSNIFSIFYLTKAALPFMPKGGSIINTASVVAYRGHAKLIDYSATKGAVVTFTRSLALSLAEKGIRVNGVAPGPIWTPLIPSSFAAEDVKTFGYEETPMKRAGQPYELAPAYVYLASSDSSYVTGEMIHINGGSFVSG, encoded by the coding sequence ATGTATCGTTCTTATGGAACTTTTCAAAAATGTGAAGAGATCCCCGTCCAATTCCCACCGCAGCATCAGGAGATTCACCCTGGTCTACAGTATGTGATGGAGCCGCAGCCTATTAGTGAAGTTAAGTCATACAAGCCGAGTGGAAAATTAAAAGGTAAGGTTGCTTTCATTACAGGAGCTGATAGTGGGATTGGTCGAGCTGTTGCAATTGCCTATGCCAAGGAAGGTGCAGATATCGCGTTTGCTTATTTGTACGAGGATCAGGATGCACAAGTAACCAAACAAAGAGTAGAAGAGCTGGGTAGGAGATGTCTTGCATTTAGAGGAGATTTAGGAGATGAAGAGTTTTGCCAAGCCATCATTGGGCAAACCGCTCAATACTTTGGAAAAATTGATATCCTGGTGAATAATGCCGCGATGCAATTTGTAGCAGAGAGTATTTTAGATATCTCATCCGATCAGCTACACAGAACGTTTCAATCTAATATTTTTTCAATCTTTTATTTAACAAAAGCAGCACTACCCTTTATGCCAAAAGGTGGATCAATTATCAATACAGCTTCCGTTGTTGCATACCGGGGACATGCTAAATTAATTGATTACTCAGCAACGAAAGGAGCTGTTGTCACGTTTACACGATCTTTAGCTTTATCATTGGCGGAAAAAGGGATAAGAGTAAATGGTGTTGCACCAGGCCCTATATGGACTCCTCTGATACCTTCGAGCTTCGCAGCTGAAGATGTGAAGACATTTGGTTATGAAGAAACTCCGATGAAGCGGGCCGGACAACCGTATGAGCTAGCTCCAGCTTATGTTTATTTAGCTTCTAGTGATTCTAGTTATGTAACAGGAGAAATGATTCATATCAATGGGGGAAGCTTTGTGAGTGGATAA
- the yhbH gene encoding sporulation protein YhbH, which produces MNESGSDSFLISKEDWSLHRKGHDDQQRHKEKVQEAIKSNLPDLVTEESIIMSNGKDVIKIPIRSLDEYKIRYNYDKNKHVGQGNGDSEVGDVVARDGSGKPQQGPGKGEGAGDQAGEDYYEAEVSLMELEKEFFNQLALPNLQRKEQDENTIEQIEFNDIRKTGLMGNVDKKKTMLSAFKRNALQGEAKFHPIYPEDLKFKTWNEIVKPDSKAVVLAMMDTSGSMGIWEKYMARSFFFWMTRFLRTKYESVEIEFIAHHTEARVVPEEDFFSKGESGGTICSSVYKKALELIDTKYSPSRYNIYPFHFSDGDNLTSDNVRCVKLVDELMKVSNMFGYGEVNQYNRHSTLMSAYKNIQNEKFRHYILKQKADVFHAMKSFFKKEEERKMYA; this is translated from the coding sequence ATGAATGAAAGTGGTAGTGATAGCTTTTTGATTTCAAAAGAAGATTGGTCCCTCCATCGAAAAGGACATGACGATCAACAACGACATAAGGAAAAAGTACAAGAGGCGATCAAAAGCAATTTACCCGATTTAGTGACTGAGGAAAGTATCATTATGTCTAACGGTAAGGATGTTATCAAAATTCCGATTCGTTCACTAGATGAGTATAAGATTCGCTATAACTATGATAAAAATAAGCATGTAGGTCAAGGAAATGGTGACAGTGAAGTGGGAGATGTAGTCGCTAGAGATGGATCGGGAAAGCCGCAGCAAGGGCCAGGAAAAGGCGAGGGAGCGGGCGATCAGGCAGGCGAAGATTATTACGAAGCTGAAGTGTCGTTAATGGAGCTAGAAAAGGAGTTCTTCAACCAGCTGGCATTACCAAATCTACAACGTAAAGAACAAGATGAAAATACCATTGAACAAATTGAATTTAACGATATTAGAAAAACAGGTCTAATGGGTAATGTAGATAAGAAGAAAACGATGCTAAGTGCGTTTAAACGAAATGCCCTTCAAGGAGAGGCAAAGTTTCATCCAATCTATCCTGAAGATTTAAAGTTTAAAACCTGGAATGAGATTGTAAAGCCTGATTCAAAAGCCGTCGTCCTTGCGATGATGGATACCAGTGGATCGATGGGAATTTGGGAGAAATATATGGCGCGAAGCTTTTTCTTCTGGATGACCCGATTCTTACGAACAAAATATGAATCAGTAGAAATTGAATTTATTGCTCACCATACAGAGGCAAGGGTCGTGCCAGAAGAAGACTTTTTCTCGAAAGGTGAAAGTGGAGGAACGATTTGTTCATCCGTATATAAGAAAGCTCTAGAGCTTATTGATACAAAATATTCCCCGTCACGCTATAATATTTATCCATTTCATTTCTCAGATGGAGATAACTTAACTTCAGATAATGTTCGCTGCGTAAAGCTAGTAGATGAGCTAATGAAGGTATCCAATATGTTTGGGTATGGAGAAGTCAACCAATACAACCGCCACTCAACCCTAATGTCCGCATATAAAAACATTCAAAACGAAAAATTCCGTCACTATATCCTCAAGCAAAAAGCCGATGTATTCCATGCCATGAAGAGTTTCTTTAAGAAGGAAGAAGAGCGTAAGATGTATGCGTAG
- a CDS encoding amidase domain-containing protein, with protein MRNVRTVLENYISTRIHANVGVQSGGILQDELHQRLQSLKNRNALVVKSQALCQIHDITETRNGVEARYSIQIKDLVKQRDKFINEEYVEERIALIENDEVVRDSLVKPQDDTESFDERDLDVEDDSVRQPFIYDRREAVRYAEKWWDSYNPEYEKFEVDCTNFISQCLHAGGAPMTGYSNRGKGWWMKNGSWSYSWSVAHALRRYLPNAKSGLRAVEKESASDLTLGDVICYDFEGDGRYNHNTIVVAKDSNNMPLVNAHTYNSRMRYWEYTDSSAYTPNIKYAFLHIVDDES; from the coding sequence GTGAGGAATGTCAGAACGGTGTTAGAGAATTATATATCGACTCGCATACATGCAAATGTTGGGGTGCAAAGTGGTGGAATCCTTCAGGATGAATTACATCAGCGCCTTCAATCTTTGAAAAACCGAAACGCCCTTGTTGTGAAAAGCCAAGCTTTATGTCAAATACATGATATTACAGAAACAAGGAATGGAGTGGAGGCAAGATACTCCATTCAAATTAAGGATTTAGTCAAGCAACGAGACAAATTTATAAATGAAGAATATGTGGAAGAAAGAATCGCCTTGATTGAAAATGATGAAGTGGTAAGAGATTCACTAGTGAAACCACAGGATGATACTGAGTCTTTTGATGAAAGGGATCTGGATGTTGAGGATGATTCAGTTCGACAGCCTTTCATCTATGATCGAAGAGAAGCCGTTCGGTATGCAGAAAAATGGTGGGACTCGTATAATCCAGAGTATGAGAAATTTGAGGTGGATTGCACGAACTTTATTTCACAATGTCTTCATGCCGGAGGGGCGCCTATGACAGGCTATTCCAACCGTGGAAAAGGCTGGTGGATGAAAAACGGTTCGTGGAGTTACAGCTGGTCTGTTGCCCATGCTCTTCGCCGATATCTGCCAAATGCTAAGTCAGGATTAAGAGCAGTCGAAAAGGAAAGCGCAAGTGATCTAACTCTTGGAGATGTTATTTGCTACGACTTTGAAGGTGATGGTAGATATAATCACAATACGATTGTCGTAGCAAAGGATTCAAATAATATGCCACTTGTGAATGCTCATACCTACAATAGCCGCATGCGCTACTGGGAATACACAGATTCATCGGCGTACACCCCAAATATAAAATATGCATTTTTGCATATTGTGGATGATGAATCCTGA